The Cohnella abietis genome has a segment encoding these proteins:
- a CDS encoding ABC transporter ATP-binding protein: protein MSTTNQRRSNGSDSSSPTPINNNWRTFVTLIRKAKPSFAMLSIALGLSLITTVVGLFVPLFTKNLVDGFTLDSLETYQIVLLVCAFIAQTIAGGLSIYMLNKFGQQILSGLRKLLWRKLLFLPVSHYDQEETGGLISRVTNDTNVVKQVVSEHMSGFVTGIISIIGSIIILLTLDWQMTLVLLVAVPLTLVILLPLGKKMHQISRTMQNETASFTSLLTQVLSEVRLVKSSNAEPIEYERGKKGIMKLFKLGVREGKIQAFIGPLMSAVIMILMVVIIGYGGLRVSDGSITAGELVAFILYLIQIIMPLGQLTSFFTQLQKAIGATERMVDILGKPEEIQEQGITVPAIDSAVQLHDVTFRYDNGEEILKAIDFTVPSGKVTALVGPSGSGKTTLFSLIERYYEPQEGSITFNNEEISSYSLSSWRSQIGYVSQESPLMSGTIRENMTYGLDQDISDEQLVSVAKMAYADGFISELADGYNTEVGERGMKLSGGQRQRIAIARALLRNPRILMLDEATSALDSTSERVVQEALNNLMKGRTTLVIAHRLSTVVDADQIVFLDKGSITGIGTHEQLVASHELYREFAQQQLRYQNQEA, encoded by the coding sequence ATGAGCACAACCAATCAGCGTCGTTCTAATGGATCAGATTCGTCATCGCCTACTCCTATCAACAATAACTGGCGGACGTTCGTGACTCTCATAAGAAAAGCAAAACCATCGTTCGCTATGCTTTCTATCGCACTTGGACTTAGTCTTATAACAACAGTCGTTGGTCTATTCGTACCCTTGTTCACCAAAAATTTAGTTGATGGCTTTACCCTTGACTCCCTTGAGACCTATCAGATCGTCCTTCTGGTCTGTGCGTTCATTGCGCAGACAATTGCAGGTGGCTTATCTATTTATATGTTGAATAAATTTGGTCAACAGATCTTGAGTGGCTTGCGTAAGCTGTTATGGCGAAAGCTCCTCTTCCTTCCCGTCTCCCATTATGACCAAGAGGAAACTGGAGGATTGATCAGCCGTGTTACCAACGACACCAACGTCGTTAAGCAAGTCGTCTCTGAGCATATGTCAGGCTTCGTTACCGGTATTATCTCTATCATTGGATCTATTATCATTTTGCTTACGCTGGATTGGCAGATGACTTTAGTTTTGCTCGTAGCGGTACCTCTTACGCTCGTTATCCTATTGCCACTCGGCAAAAAGATGCATCAAATTTCACGTACTATGCAGAACGAAACAGCAAGCTTCACCTCCCTGCTCACTCAAGTGCTATCTGAGGTCCGTCTCGTGAAATCCTCTAATGCCGAACCGATCGAATATGAACGAGGCAAGAAAGGAATTATGAAGCTATTCAAGCTTGGCGTACGTGAAGGTAAAATTCAAGCATTCATAGGACCCTTAATGAGTGCTGTCATTATGATATTGATGGTCGTCATTATTGGATACGGAGGCTTGCGTGTATCCGATGGTTCGATTACAGCTGGTGAATTGGTCGCATTTATCCTTTATTTAATCCAGATTATTATGCCTCTCGGTCAGCTCACCTCCTTCTTCACTCAGCTGCAGAAAGCAATCGGAGCAACGGAACGGATGGTTGACATTCTAGGCAAGCCGGAAGAAATTCAAGAGCAAGGAATAACAGTGCCTGCTATCGATTCTGCTGTTCAACTACATGACGTTACTTTCCGATACGATAACGGTGAGGAAATTCTCAAAGCAATCGATTTCACTGTTCCATCCGGTAAAGTCACCGCGCTTGTAGGTCCTAGTGGCAGCGGTAAGACGACCTTGTTCTCCCTGATTGAACGCTACTATGAGCCGCAAGAGGGCAGCATTACCTTCAACAATGAGGAGATTTCTAGCTACTCCCTAAGCTCCTGGAGGAGCCAGATTGGTTACGTCTCACAGGAAAGCCCTCTTATGTCGGGTACGATTCGTGAGAACATGACTTATGGACTTGATCAGGATATTAGCGATGAGCAGCTCGTCAGTGTGGCGAAAATGGCTTATGCAGATGGTTTCATCAGTGAGCTTGCCGACGGTTATAACACAGAGGTTGGTGAACGTGGAATGAAGCTATCTGGCGGGCAGCGGCAACGGATTGCTATCGCTCGTGCTTTACTTCGCAATCCGCGAATTCTAATGTTAGATGAGGCTACCTCCGCACTGGATAGTACGTCTGAAAGAGTCGTACAAGAGGCACTTAACAATCTCATGAAGGGTCGCACAACATTGGTTATCGCTCATCGCCTCTCCACAGTCGTGGATGCCGATCAGATTGTTTTCTTAGATAAAGGAAGTATTACGGGTATTGGTACTCACGAGCAATTGGTCGCCTCCCATGAGTTATATCGAGAATTTGCACAACAACAGCTTCGTTATCAGAATCAAGAAGCTTAA
- a CDS encoding response regulator transcription factor — protein sequence MTKILIVDDDPFIRELVKVFLLQEGFDVVEANNGAHALSLLETITVDMVILDIMMPQMDGWELCRQLREHYEMPLLMLTAKGETMQKVKGFQLGTDDYMVKPFEPMELIARVKALLKRYRISISQNVTVGSIQLNRKIFTIQTGDQSLTLPLKEFELLFKLASYPGKTFSREQLIEQIWGFDYEGDERTVDVHIKRLRERFPDGQYGFRITTIRGLGYRLEVST from the coding sequence ATGACTAAAATATTAATTGTAGATGACGACCCGTTTATCCGGGAATTAGTAAAGGTATTTCTCTTGCAAGAAGGATTCGATGTCGTTGAAGCAAATAATGGGGCTCACGCTCTGTCTTTATTAGAAACAATAACAGTAGATATGGTCATTCTAGACATTATGATGCCTCAGATGGATGGCTGGGAGCTGTGTCGGCAGCTGCGTGAGCACTATGAGATGCCACTGCTTATGCTCACCGCTAAGGGTGAAACGATGCAGAAGGTTAAAGGCTTTCAGCTTGGCACAGACGACTACATGGTAAAGCCATTCGAGCCCATGGAGTTAATAGCGAGAGTAAAGGCTCTTCTTAAGCGTTACCGAATTTCGATATCCCAGAATGTGACGGTAGGCAGCATCCAGCTGAATAGGAAAATCTTCACGATTCAGACCGGTGACCAATCGCTTACTCTTCCACTTAAAGAATTCGAGCTATTGTTCAAGCTAGCGAGCTATCCAGGTAAAACGTTCTCACGAGAGCAATTAATCGAGCAAATCTGGGGATTTGATTATGAAGGTGATGAGCGAACAGTCGATGTGCATATTAAGCGGCTTCGCGAACGGTTTCCAGATGGTCAATACGGCTTTCGGATTACAACCATTCGCGGGCTTGGCTATCGACTGGAGGTGTCGACATGA
- a CDS encoding GNAT family N-acetyltransferase, which translates to MPRLYGTSIMLREYQSDDLPWIRQWVNDPSIVYFLSDIFLYPHTSESTEAYLDAVMEGSADSRGFVIADIKDEAYIGQVNLDAIDWKNRVGRIGIVIGSSEYFGRGYGTEAMRMLISFAFLELNLNRLELEVYDYNERAIRSYLSCGFIQEGRLRERQYKNGRYIDVIQMGLLRSDWDKQGNIAKQ; encoded by the coding sequence ATGCCACGCTTGTACGGAACAAGCATTATGCTTAGGGAATATCAAAGTGATGATCTTCCTTGGATACGCCAATGGGTGAATGATCCGAGTATTGTTTATTTTCTGTCTGATATTTTCTTATATCCCCATACTTCAGAATCAACAGAAGCCTACTTGGATGCAGTAATGGAGGGTAGTGCGGATAGCCGTGGATTTGTCATAGCGGATATAAAAGATGAAGCATACATTGGACAAGTGAATCTGGACGCCATTGATTGGAAAAATCGAGTTGGACGCATTGGTATAGTCATTGGATCTTCGGAATACTTTGGTCGCGGTTATGGAACAGAGGCGATGAGGATGTTAATATCCTTTGCATTCCTTGAATTGAATTTAAACCGACTAGAGCTTGAGGTTTACGATTATAATGAACGGGCGATCAGAAGCTATCTGTCCTGCGGTTTCATACAGGAGGGCAGGCTTAGGGAGCGACAGTATAAGAACGGTCGTTATATAGATGTCATACAGATGGGCTTACTGCGTTCGGATTGGGATAAACAGGGGAATATTGCGAAACAGTAG
- a CDS encoding HD domain-containing protein, which produces MQDQWINERLTSQISFLREVDKLKNVLRKTFIMDKSRLENTAEHSWHISLMAVVLQEHANDPSLNINQVIRMLLLHDLVEIDAGDTFAYDTEGYLDKEERENAAARRLFGLLPEDQRGEWMTLWREFEDGITYEAKYAAALDRLQPVIHNYYTGGVSWIKHGIVKSQVLKRLTPVQEVSETLWRFTLEIVQRSIDQGMLQDDPIAKEVN; this is translated from the coding sequence ATGCAGGATCAATGGATTAATGAGCGTCTAACTAGCCAAATTTCATTTCTTAGAGAGGTGGATAAGCTAAAGAATGTGTTACGTAAAACCTTCATTATGGATAAGAGTCGATTAGAGAATACGGCTGAGCATAGCTGGCATATATCGCTTATGGCAGTTGTTCTTCAAGAGCATGCCAACGATCCTTCCTTAAATATAAATCAGGTCATCAGAATGCTGCTGCTTCATGATCTTGTAGAGATAGACGCAGGAGATACATTTGCCTATGATACGGAAGGCTATTTGGACAAAGAGGAGCGGGAGAACGCAGCTGCTAGAAGACTTTTTGGTCTGTTGCCTGAAGATCAACGCGGGGAGTGGATGACGCTGTGGCGGGAATTCGAGGATGGTATAACCTACGAAGCTAAGTACGCTGCTGCGTTAGACAGACTTCAACCCGTTATACATAACTATTACACAGGCGGTGTAAGCTGGATAAAGCATGGGATCGTCAAATCTCAGGTGCTGAAAAGGCTTACCCCCGTTCAAGAAGTGTCAGAGACGTTATGGAGGTTTACGTTAGAAATTGTGCAACGATCGATTGATCAAGGCATGCTTCAGGACGATCCGATTGCCAAGGAGGTTAATTAA
- a CDS encoding glycoside hydrolase family 130 protein — protein sequence MKITRHPNNPIVVPGLFEWRKVTVFNPAVIIDNDKFYMIERTAGSLTPCKNFLGLLESDDGVNFTHVKDEPIVTPDMLGFPYGSVQDPRIVKIDDTFYLNYALRPCAMNYYPTGAGIPERSIPTYPDGWGEKEEHWLTRSGIMTSKDLINWEYLCDTTPLEINDRDNILFPEKINGKFALLRRPEEYVGEAYGTEKAAMWISYSDDLINWDEPKLLAKAENMSWESKKIGGSTPPVRTDKGWLVLYHGVDSETVYRVGALLLDLDNPEKIIARTNNFIMEPETYYEKFGFQIPNVIFPTGNVVKDGLLYIYYGVTDTAIALATVPLDDLVEYILNEPQ from the coding sequence ATGAAAATCACGAGACATCCTAACAATCCAATCGTTGTTCCAGGCCTTTTCGAATGGCGTAAGGTGACTGTATTTAACCCGGCTGTCATTATCGACAATGACAAGTTCTATATGATCGAAAGAACTGCAGGATCGCTAACGCCTTGCAAAAACTTCCTTGGTCTCTTGGAAAGCGATGATGGTGTTAACTTCACCCACGTGAAGGATGAGCCTATCGTTACACCTGACATGTTGGGTTTTCCGTACGGTAGCGTACAGGATCCGCGTATTGTTAAGATAGACGACACTTTCTATTTGAACTATGCACTCCGCCCATGTGCGATGAATTATTATCCGACGGGCGCTGGCATTCCAGAACGTTCAATTCCTACGTATCCAGATGGTTGGGGCGAGAAGGAAGAGCACTGGTTAACCCGATCCGGCATTATGACATCTAAGGATTTGATCAACTGGGAGTATCTCTGTGACACGACTCCACTTGAGATTAACGACCGTGATAATATTCTGTTTCCTGAGAAGATCAACGGAAAGTTTGCCCTTCTTCGTCGCCCTGAGGAATATGTCGGTGAAGCGTATGGTACAGAAAAAGCAGCCATGTGGATTAGCTATTCTGACGACCTGATTAACTGGGACGAGCCTAAACTGCTTGCCAAAGCAGAGAACATGAGCTGGGAATCTAAAAAAATCGGTGGCTCAACACCTCCTGTTCGGACAGATAAGGGCTGGTTAGTGCTTTATCATGGCGTTGATAGTGAAACGGTATATCGTGTAGGCGCATTGCTACTGGATCTAGATAATCCTGAGAAGATTATTGCAAGAACGAATAATTTCATTATGGAACCTGAAACCTATTATGAGAAATTCGGTTTTCAAATTCCTAACGTTATATTCCCAACAGGCAATGTCGTTAAAGATGGATTGTTATACATCTACTATGGTGTTACAGATACGGCTATCGCATTAGCCACTGTTCCGTTGGATGATTTGGTCGAGTATATATTGAACGAGCCACAGTAA
- a CDS encoding carbohydrate ABC transporter permease — protein sequence MHTLKGTKYAIFFGLLPALIIYLGIAVVPIGMSAYYSFFNWDGIRPLSYVGLENFTEIFKDSIFWLSVKNNAYILLSGLLGQIPVGLLLALILNRKMKGAGFFRTIGFLPVVISSVMVSLIWSTVYNTEYGLLNSILGAVGLDSWQQNWLGDTAWSMLSISVAYIWQNCGFFMVIFLAALQNIPNEVNEAAELDGASGLRKVMRITIPMIRGTILVAVVFSISNSFRVFDLIQIMTGGGPAHATEVMTVYMYSNAFVNMRFGYGSAVSVLILLFSLIVVSVVNRLGKEKEA from the coding sequence TTGCACACGCTCAAAGGAACGAAATATGCGATATTTTTCGGTCTACTGCCTGCATTGATTATTTATTTGGGAATCGCTGTTGTTCCCATTGGAATGTCCGCTTATTATTCATTCTTTAACTGGGATGGTATCCGTCCGCTCAGCTATGTAGGATTGGAGAATTTCACTGAAATATTCAAGGACAGCATCTTCTGGCTATCGGTTAAGAACAATGCTTACATCTTACTCTCAGGCTTGCTTGGTCAGATCCCAGTTGGACTATTGCTGGCTCTGATCCTCAATCGGAAAATGAAGGGTGCCGGATTTTTCCGGACCATTGGCTTTCTACCCGTCGTTATCTCATCTGTCATGGTTTCGTTAATATGGAGCACCGTGTATAACACGGAATACGGGTTGTTAAATAGCATACTCGGTGCCGTTGGACTAGATAGCTGGCAGCAAAACTGGTTGGGCGATACTGCCTGGTCCATGCTATCGATTAGCGTAGCTTATATTTGGCAAAACTGCGGATTCTTTATGGTCATCTTTCTAGCCGCGCTGCAAAATATTCCGAATGAGGTCAACGAGGCTGCCGAGCTTGATGGAGCCAGTGGTTTAAGGAAAGTCATGCGGATTACAATTCCGATGATCCGAGGCACCATTCTTGTAGCGGTCGTATTTAGCATTAGTAACTCGTTCCGTGTATTTGATTTGATTCAAATCATGACTGGCGGAGGACCTGCACACGCAACAGAGGTTATGACTGTGTACATGTATTCGAATGCTTTCGTAAACATGCGCTTTGGTTATGGTAGTGCTGTGTCCGTCTTAATACTTCTATTCAGTCTCATTGTAGTTAGTGTGGTTAATCGTCTAGGCAAAGAGAAGGAAGCTTAA
- a CDS encoding ABC transporter substrate-binding protein, with protein sequence MKTPRNMKKAVLIGSIALLTLVTAACGNGNNSSDGKEEGGKVTLNIMHPWTSPNVDNEVYRARIAAFEKLHPEITIKQDGVASAQYKTKLRTLATANNLSDINVVWPGADLKPLVDGNLLLPIDSEMANWSSILPEDALAGFNQDGKQYAIPTKQTFVDIIYYNKEMLAKVGYDVFPDTYDKFIDAVTKLKASGVTPIALGNKEQWPLQSSYLSAFQERFVGSDFLKKVMNKEAKFTDPQYVKAIGAIEELSNLKAFNTDANNMDSVQAQDYFIQGKAAMHISSSTVDSRIRITNAEGDKYGIALFPSVTGGLGDAKKSSGVVQFGIALSSELKGKKKDAALEFMKFFVNEDLYKELISKGVVVPAKVDIPADASEYLKEMMALTGNGTSPVFDSVIPTQVTSVMQNGLQAITVGRMTAEQLAKDVQAALDNMK encoded by the coding sequence ATGAAAACACCAAGAAATATGAAGAAGGCCGTGCTTATTGGTTCGATTGCATTGTTAACGCTTGTTACTGCTGCTTGTGGTAATGGAAACAACAGTAGCGATGGAAAGGAAGAAGGGGGCAAAGTAACCTTAAACATTATGCACCCGTGGACTTCCCCGAATGTAGACAATGAAGTGTATAGAGCACGTATCGCCGCATTCGAGAAGCTTCATCCCGAAATTACAATTAAACAGGATGGGGTTGCATCTGCTCAGTACAAAACAAAGCTTCGTACGCTTGCAACAGCTAACAACCTGTCTGATATAAATGTAGTATGGCCGGGTGCTGATCTTAAGCCACTCGTTGATGGCAACTTACTGCTGCCAATCGATTCCGAAATGGCTAATTGGAGCTCCATCTTGCCAGAGGATGCTCTTGCTGGTTTTAACCAAGATGGCAAGCAATACGCTATTCCAACAAAGCAAACGTTCGTAGATATTATTTATTACAACAAAGAAATGCTAGCTAAGGTTGGCTACGATGTATTCCCAGACACTTACGATAAATTCATTGATGCTGTAACTAAGCTTAAAGCATCCGGTGTTACTCCAATTGCTCTAGGTAATAAAGAGCAATGGCCATTGCAATCTTCATACTTGTCCGCATTCCAAGAACGCTTCGTAGGCAGTGATTTCCTTAAGAAGGTTATGAACAAGGAAGCGAAGTTCACGGATCCACAATATGTTAAAGCGATTGGTGCAATAGAGGAATTATCCAATCTTAAAGCATTCAACACAGATGCCAACAACATGGATTCCGTTCAAGCTCAGGATTACTTTATCCAAGGCAAAGCGGCTATGCATATTTCGTCCTCTACAGTTGATTCGAGAATCCGGATTACAAATGCAGAAGGCGATAAGTACGGAATTGCACTATTCCCTAGTGTAACTGGTGGATTAGGTGATGCGAAGAAAAGCTCCGGCGTTGTACAATTTGGAATTGCCCTTTCAAGCGAATTGAAAGGCAAGAAAAAAGATGCTGCTCTTGAGTTCATGAAGTTCTTCGTTAATGAGGATCTGTACAAGGAATTGATCAGCAAAGGTGTTGTCGTTCCTGCTAAAGTAGACATCCCTGCTGACGCTAGTGAATATCTGAAAGAAATGATGGCTCTTACAGGTAATGGTACATCACCAGTATTCGATAGTGTAATCCCGACTCAAGTAACGTCAGTTATGCAGAATGGACTTCAAGCGATTACAGTAGGCAGAATGACTGCTGAGCAATTGGCTAAAGACGTACAAGCTGCTCTAGACAACATGAAATAA
- a CDS encoding sensor histidine kinase has protein sequence MRVSRWKLKNFGLKKKALVIFLLFVILPTFGVGVLVQYRFNEILMDQFISNTKRNLDTVTSRLEEQMKMVEDIANYMILNPDMQAFLRPNSPLDFDQAEKHKRNIEDFLTFQLMNKNYIKSISINGFNGNNIEMGEPILGEELNWQTKAKNRKGRIIWSAGYPSYSSWSGNINLISLFRVLNSYNDITTPLGNLTIRLGESNITSLLESGIDKESGYLYVIGADGEKILQSNSSLKLNYKPDATMLQSLEAAGQKTMSHVINNEKMLTFYRSMENTNWKIIAMIPEKVVNEQFRSVKLIMGFILTAILLLCLVALLGFQYTIIRPILRLKIEANRVKLGDFSARVPIESNDEISELNRKFNEMVMTIQELIEHKFKLELRERESELKLLQNQMDPHFLYNTLDMIRWTARLEKAKQSSQLIEMFSKFFRLGLSNGTYQTTILQELEFVQAYLFLQQRRLGKDKLRYTLYTEATLSEEVILKAIIQPLVENFLKHGFDRKKPFNSITVRCYQVSDMIWIDVIDNGKGLSTAKIQSLLAMRQSSSTESGEARGGALSNIHERLSIFFGEEYGLEMLDTAGAGGWIRLRIPYSNFDRGDDRD, from the coding sequence ATGCGGGTATCTAGATGGAAGCTCAAAAATTTTGGATTAAAGAAAAAAGCACTCGTTATTTTCCTCTTATTCGTTATTTTGCCGACCTTCGGAGTAGGTGTCCTTGTCCAATATCGATTCAATGAAATATTAATGGATCAATTCATCTCGAATACAAAGCGAAATCTGGATACCGTAACTAGTCGGTTGGAAGAACAGATGAAGATGGTAGAAGATATCGCTAATTATATGATACTGAACCCGGATATGCAGGCATTTCTGCGTCCGAATTCCCCTCTAGATTTTGATCAAGCCGAAAAACATAAACGAAATATCGAGGATTTCCTAACCTTCCAGCTCATGAACAAAAACTATATCAAGTCGATTTCCATTAACGGCTTCAATGGTAACAATATCGAAATGGGAGAGCCTATATTAGGTGAGGAACTAAATTGGCAAACTAAGGCTAAGAATCGTAAAGGTAGAATTATTTGGAGTGCAGGTTACCCTTCTTACAGTAGCTGGAGCGGGAACATCAACCTGATCTCACTATTCCGGGTACTCAATTCCTACAATGATATCACAACCCCATTAGGCAATCTTACGATTCGCCTAGGAGAATCTAATATTACAAGCCTGCTGGAAAGCGGGATAGACAAGGAATCCGGTTATTTATATGTCATCGGAGCAGATGGTGAGAAAATATTGCAGTCGAATTCATCTCTGAAGCTAAACTATAAACCCGATGCTACAATGCTTCAATCATTGGAGGCTGCAGGGCAGAAGACGATGAGCCATGTTATTAACAATGAGAAAATGCTCACCTTCTACCGGTCCATGGAAAATACGAATTGGAAAATCATTGCGATGATTCCTGAGAAGGTAGTGAACGAGCAATTCCGCAGTGTGAAGCTTATAATGGGCTTTATTCTCACAGCAATTCTGCTGCTCTGCTTGGTGGCTCTTCTAGGGTTCCAATATACGATTATTCGACCGATACTGCGGCTTAAAATTGAAGCTAACCGTGTTAAGCTTGGCGACTTCAGCGCCCGTGTACCGATAGAATCGAATGATGAAATCTCCGAGCTTAACCGGAAGTTTAATGAGATGGTTATGACCATTCAGGAGCTAATCGAACATAAATTTAAGCTTGAGCTACGGGAACGAGAATCTGAGCTTAAGCTGCTGCAAAATCAGATGGACCCTCATTTTCTGTACAATACGCTGGATATGATTCGTTGGACAGCAAGGCTTGAGAAAGCTAAGCAGTCTAGTCAGCTTATCGAAATGTTTTCTAAGTTTTTCCGTCTAGGCTTAAGCAATGGGACGTACCAGACTACGATCCTTCAGGAATTGGAGTTTGTTCAAGCCTATTTATTCTTGCAGCAGAGACGGTTAGGGAAAGACAAGCTACGCTATACTTTATATACAGAAGCAACCCTCTCAGAAGAAGTCATTCTGAAAGCAATTATTCAACCACTTGTTGAAAATTTTCTGAAGCATGGCTTCGATAGGAAGAAGCCGTTTAATAGCATTACGGTGAGATGTTATCAGGTATCGGACATGATCTGGATTGACGTAATAGACAATGGAAAAGGGCTAAGCACAGCCAAAATTCAATCTCTTCTCGCTATGCGGCAAAGCTCAAGCACTGAATCCGGTGAAGCTCGAGGGGGAGCCTTAAGCAATATTCATGAGCGCTTGTCGATCTTCTTCGGTGAGGAGTACGGCTTGGAAATGTTGGATACTGCAGGAGCGGGAGGATGGATTCGATTGAGGATTCCTTACTCTAATTTCGATAGAGGTGATGATCGTGACTAG
- a CDS encoding carbohydrate ABC transporter permease has product MEKKSGLFRTAVYVFLGLFAIINIFPIFWMIVNSFKTEQEYSGNPFSFPKSLQFSNYSKAWEVANMNTYFVNSIIITFASLIVTVLLGALAAYFLSRFQFKLRGFTYGLFLLGMLVPIHATLIPIFMIMKQLHLLDTHLSLILPYTAFHLSLTIFILEGFMRGFPKDLEESGVMDGAGVFRIFWSIILPITRPALATVIILNFIYNWNEFLFALVLISSSALKTLPLGLANFVGIETASLTLQMAALTIALVPILIFYLLLQKQLVNGMTAGSVKG; this is encoded by the coding sequence ATGGAAAAGAAATCGGGTTTGTTCCGAACAGCTGTGTATGTGTTTCTAGGCTTGTTCGCTATTATTAATATATTTCCGATCTTTTGGATGATTGTCAATTCATTCAAGACAGAACAAGAATATTCCGGTAACCCATTCTCGTTTCCTAAGTCTTTGCAGTTCTCGAATTACTCTAAAGCTTGGGAAGTCGCGAATATGAATACCTATTTTGTAAATAGTATTATTATTACATTCGCTTCGTTAATCGTAACTGTATTACTTGGAGCTTTAGCTGCTTATTTCCTGTCGCGTTTTCAATTTAAGCTACGGGGCTTTACTTACGGCTTGTTCCTGTTAGGGATGCTTGTACCGATCCATGCGACGCTTATTCCGATTTTCATGATTATGAAGCAGCTTCATTTGCTGGATACTCATTTATCGCTTATCCTGCCCTATACGGCATTCCATTTGTCACTGACTATTTTTATATTGGAAGGATTTATGCGTGGATTCCCTAAGGACTTAGAGGAATCGGGAGTCATGGACGGAGCGGGAGTATTCCGAATTTTCTGGTCCATCATTCTCCCTATAACAAGACCAGCTCTTGCAACTGTTATTATTCTTAACTTCATATATAATTGGAATGAATTTCTGTTCGCGCTCGTACTCATCAGTTCATCTGCCCTCAAGACGTTACCGCTCGGACTCGCAAATTTCGTTGGTATTGAAACAGCCAGCCTTACCCTACAGATGGCGGCACTCACGATTGCACTTGTTCCGATTCTCATCTTCTACCTGCTACTTCAGAAGCAACTCGTAAATGGGATGACTGCTGGTTCGGTTAAGGGATAA